ATTGCCTGGTCACCAGGGTGGTGATTGCCGCCGGACAGGTGCAGCCGTGCGGCGCCCTGCTCGGCAAGGTCACTGCCAGCAAAAAGCATGTCCTCTCGCTGGCCGCCGCCGATGACGGCAGCCAGACCCCCGATGTGGTGCTGGCCGAGGATGTTGACGCCACGGCAGGCGACACAGAAGCCATGGCGTATTTCACCGGCCCG
The DNA window shown above is from Laribacter hongkongensis DSM 14985 and carries:
- a CDS encoding head decoration protein, whose product is MHAQIKQEGTYTPDALLAGSADDCLVTRVVIAAGQVQPCGALLGKVTASKKHVLSLAAADDGSQTPDVVLAEDVDATAGDTEAMAYFTGPINAHALTLGAGHSVDSVFAALRANGIYLVK